A region of Nitrosomonas stercoris DNA encodes the following proteins:
- a CDS encoding UDP-N-acetylmuramoyl-L-alanyl-D-glutamate--2,6-diaminopimelate ligase, whose product MNALSRPGAEEVYLAGLLDRLSVKIQHLVADSRKLRSGDTFLACVGEQHDARNDIPRAIALGVNAIIWEKQGFSWKPEWKIPNLGVTGLRHEAGKIASQVYGYPSRYLRLVGITGTNGKTTCSHWYAQAMQALGEKTAVIGTLGHGFPGACIQTSCTTPDAVYLQQLMAEYLQSGARSLVMEASSHGLAQDRLAGSEFSIAVLTNLTRDHLDYHGSMDAYAAAKARLFFWEGLQHAVLNLDEVLGVELSQQLTQKDISVIGYGFRQPYDRVIYAPNNHKILYGSNVRFTMQHISFDVEFDKQQASLHCHVTGRYNAYNLLAVLATLLVSGIDLQDAITALQCVRSIPGRMEKLGGEHQPIVIVDFAHTPDALSEVLTGLRETLTNTHSKKGTRKKRAKLVCVVGCGGERDRGKRPLIGEIAARLADEVIITSDNPRHENPKEIIDDIMRGAHGKHCSSEEDRAAAIYRAIHSAHQGDIVLIAGKGAETYQEIQGKKYPFDDREIVRQVLHDLAGPKLQARG is encoded by the coding sequence ATGAATGCTTTATCACGCCCAGGAGCAGAAGAAGTTTACCTGGCTGGTTTACTTGATCGCTTGAGTGTCAAGATACAGCACTTGGTAGCGGATAGTCGCAAACTGAGATCAGGTGATACTTTTTTAGCCTGTGTTGGTGAGCAGCATGATGCACGTAATGATATTCCGCGCGCCATTGCATTGGGCGTTAATGCAATTATCTGGGAAAAACAAGGATTTTCCTGGAAGCCAGAATGGAAAATACCCAATCTTGGGGTGACGGGGTTGCGTCATGAAGCTGGCAAGATAGCGAGCCAGGTTTATGGGTATCCTTCCAGATATTTGCGATTGGTGGGTATTACAGGAACCAATGGTAAGACCACATGCAGCCATTGGTATGCACAAGCTATGCAAGCGTTGGGAGAAAAGACTGCTGTCATTGGCACATTAGGACATGGTTTCCCGGGCGCATGCATCCAAACCAGCTGTACAACACCAGATGCAGTATACCTACAACAGCTGATGGCTGAATATTTGCAGTCAGGCGCTCGTTCTTTGGTAATGGAAGCTTCTTCACATGGTTTGGCCCAGGATAGGTTGGCCGGATCAGAATTTTCAATTGCGGTGTTAACGAATCTGACTCGTGATCACTTGGATTATCACGGTAGCATGGATGCGTATGCCGCTGCCAAGGCTAGACTTTTTTTCTGGGAAGGGTTGCAGCATGCGGTACTCAATCTGGATGAAGTATTAGGTGTGGAGCTGTCGCAACAATTGACTCAGAAAGATATATCAGTGATTGGTTATGGCTTCAGACAACCTTATGATCGCGTGATATATGCGCCAAACAATCATAAAATATTGTATGGCAGTAATGTGCGTTTTACCATGCAACACATCAGTTTTGATGTTGAATTCGACAAACAACAAGCCAGTTTGCATTGTCATGTTACAGGTCGTTACAACGCATACAATCTGTTGGCGGTACTAGCCACGTTGCTTGTTAGTGGTATTGATTTGCAAGATGCCATCACCGCTTTGCAATGCGTGCGTTCCATTCCGGGGCGTATGGAAAAATTGGGAGGTGAGCATCAGCCCATTGTTATTGTGGATTTTGCGCATACACCAGATGCATTGAGCGAAGTGCTAACTGGTTTGCGTGAAACATTGACCAATACCCACAGTAAAAAGGGAACTAGAAAAAAACGGGCAAAATTGGTTTGTGTTGTGGGGTGTGGCGGAGAGAGAGATCGAGGTAAACGCCCATTGATTGGTGAAATTGCTGCGCGTTTGGCAGATGAAGTCATCATTACCAGTGACAATCCGCGCCATGAAAACCCGAAAGAGATTATCGATGACATTATGCGCGGCGCACATGGCAAACACTGTTCCTCTGAAGAAGATCGTGCTGCTGCTATTTATCGTGCTATTCATAGTGCGCATCAAGGCGATATTGTATTAATTGCAGGTAAAGGTGCAGAAACTTATCAGGAAATACAGGGCAAGAAATATCCATTTGATGATCGTGAAATTGTGCGACAAGTGCTGCATGATCTGGCCGGTCCAAAATTGCAGGCACGCGGATGA
- a CDS encoding peptidoglycan D,D-transpeptidase FtsI codes for MKILFNLPRKKPSPSMGWRSYLAQILLLICLGILVSRAIFLQILDKDFLQQQGQSRYERIVNQNMQRGSITDRNGKILAVSAPVKSAWFEPHKVNVTPEQIKQLSNLTGVKETVIQKRLNSDKKFVYLKRKLPPELAEQIAELNIEGMHLKHEFYRYYPAREQAAHILGFTDIDGRGQEGIELAWQDKLTGADGKRRVIKDRVGRIVEDIELIQSPKPGQDVVLSIDSKIQYLAYRELARAVKKQRAKSGSIVALDVQTGEILAMANYPAFNPNRRASINYEVIRNRVLIDTFEPGSTIKPFTVAAALEVGLIEPNMRMETAGGKLQIGKATIHDVSDKGNLTVSQIIQTSSNVGAAKIGLLLSQQTFWEMLNRSGFGAVTGVGFPGEARGRLRAYDTWRPIEQATMSYGYGISVSLMQLARAYTLFATDGELKPITLLKRDMPAIGQKIISRETAYSVRKMLELAVQPEGTGNSARVNGYRVAGKTGTAHKRLDSQKGYATNRYISSFVGFAPASDPRVIIAVMIDEPSNGDYYGGTVAAPVFGQVMESTLRMLNVPFDESLGNLVVSPTATELEGQG; via the coding sequence ATGAAAATTCTATTCAATCTTCCACGTAAAAAACCTTCTCCTAGTATGGGGTGGCGTTCATACCTTGCGCAAATACTCTTGTTGATTTGTTTGGGAATATTGGTTTCTCGAGCGATTTTTTTGCAAATTCTTGATAAAGATTTCTTGCAACAGCAAGGTCAATCGCGCTATGAGCGCATTGTGAACCAAAATATGCAACGTGGCAGTATCACAGATCGCAACGGAAAAATATTGGCGGTTAGTGCGCCGGTGAAATCTGCCTGGTTCGAGCCGCATAAAGTAAATGTTACGCCAGAACAAATCAAGCAATTATCGAATTTGACAGGTGTCAAAGAAACAGTCATTCAAAAACGTCTCAACAGTGATAAAAAATTTGTTTATCTGAAAAGAAAACTTCCGCCTGAGCTGGCAGAACAGATCGCTGAATTGAATATAGAGGGTATGCATCTTAAGCATGAGTTTTATCGCTACTATCCTGCGCGTGAACAAGCTGCACATATCTTAGGTTTTACTGATATAGATGGTCGTGGGCAAGAAGGTATTGAGCTGGCGTGGCAGGATAAATTAACTGGCGCAGATGGAAAACGGCGTGTAATAAAGGATCGAGTCGGGCGTATTGTAGAAGATATCGAGCTGATTCAATCACCCAAGCCGGGACAAGATGTTGTGTTATCCATCGACAGCAAAATACAGTATCTGGCTTATCGAGAATTGGCACGCGCTGTAAAAAAACAGCGCGCGAAGTCTGGCAGTATTGTTGCTCTGGATGTTCAGACAGGAGAAATATTGGCGATGGCCAATTATCCAGCCTTTAATCCTAATCGGCGTGCCAGTATTAATTACGAAGTTATTCGCAATCGTGTGTTAATTGATACATTTGAGCCTGGCTCGACGATCAAGCCATTTACTGTCGCTGCTGCATTGGAAGTGGGGCTGATTGAGCCAAATATGCGAATGGAAACAGCTGGGGGCAAGCTGCAAATAGGCAAAGCAACAATACATGATGTAAGTGATAAGGGTAATTTAACGGTTTCTCAGATTATCCAGACGTCAAGTAATGTCGGAGCGGCAAAAATAGGTTTGCTACTTTCTCAGCAAACTTTTTGGGAAATGCTCAATCGTTCTGGCTTCGGCGCAGTAACCGGGGTGGGTTTTCCCGGTGAGGCACGTGGCAGATTGCGCGCATATGATACATGGCGGCCTATTGAGCAAGCCACAATGTCTTATGGTTATGGTATTTCCGTTAGTTTGATGCAGTTGGCACGTGCTTATACCTTATTTGCGACTGATGGTGAGCTAAAGCCGATTACGTTGTTGAAGCGAGATATGCCTGCAATTGGTCAGAAAATTATCTCGCGTGAAACTGCTTATTCTGTGAGAAAAATGCTGGAGTTAGCGGTTCAGCCTGAGGGTACGGGTAATAGTGCTCGGGTTAACGGTTATCGAGTGGCGGGCAAGACAGGGACAGCGCATAAACGCCTCGATAGTCAGAAAGGGTATGCGACAAATCGTTATATTTCTTCGTTTGTCGGGTTTGCGCCTGCATCTGATCCCCGTGTCATTATCGCTGTCATGATTGATGAACCTTCCAATGGTGATTATTACGGCGGTACAGTTGCCGCGCCTGTTTTTGGTCAGGTGATGGAAAGTACCTTGCGTATGTTAAATGTACCATTTGATGAATCACTGGGTAATTTGGTTGTGTCGCCCACTGCAACAGAACTGGAAGGCCAGGGATGA
- a CDS encoding cell division protein FtsL, with amino-acid sequence MIRLNIFLFVMLMICGLSIVTARHEARKLFMEQEREQRLTEQLGNEWSQLQLEQSTLATSARIEKIAREELDMVAPSLSGNVLAIRPDYDEYN; translated from the coding sequence ATGATCAGATTAAATATTTTTCTGTTTGTCATGTTGATGATCTGCGGTTTGAGCATCGTAACTGCCCGACATGAGGCGCGCAAGCTTTTTATGGAACAGGAAAGAGAGCAGAGATTGACTGAGCAGCTGGGAAATGAATGGAGCCAATTGCAACTGGAGCAAAGCACATTAGCAACATCTGCCCGTATCGAGAAAATTGCACGTGAGGAGCTTGATATGGTTGCACCGTCGTTATCTGGAAATGTTCTGGCGATTCGCCCTGATTACGATGAGTACAATTGA
- a CDS encoding Ribosomal RNA small subunit methyltransferase H: MHIPVLLEEAVNALAIKANGIYVDGTYGQGGHSRLILSRLGKSGRLIVFDKDPAAIIVAQSVVDSRFQAIHSSYAGMQEALQLLGVDQVDGILLDLGVSSVQLDKPSRGFSFRHDGPLDMRMNSNQGETAMEWLATVSEAELKEVIKTYGEERYAGRIAGAIVKERVYQPIQTTLQLAEVVTAAVSSSYRAHRLHPATRTFQAIRIYLNRELDELSAVLPQCVELLKTKGRLAVISFHSLEDRIVKRFMRKQASANTLPRKLPIREQEKYLHTQQQLKIIGKKICPNTDEVAVNPRARSAVMRVAEKLAVDDQ, encoded by the coding sequence GTGCATATTCCTGTTTTACTGGAAGAAGCTGTTAATGCCTTAGCGATTAAAGCAAATGGCATTTATGTGGATGGGACATACGGACAGGGGGGGCATAGTCGCTTGATTTTGTCGCGATTAGGCAAATCGGGGCGTTTGATTGTTTTCGATAAAGATCCCGCAGCTATTATTGTGGCCCAATCTGTTGTAGATAGCAGGTTTCAGGCGATACATAGCAGTTATGCCGGGATGCAAGAAGCGTTACAGTTGTTGGGCGTTGATCAGGTGGATGGAATTTTGTTGGATCTGGGTGTGTCGTCGGTGCAGCTTGACAAACCTTCACGTGGATTCAGTTTTCGTCACGATGGACCTCTTGATATGCGTATGAACTCCAATCAGGGAGAAACAGCAATGGAATGGTTGGCTACTGTATCAGAAGCGGAATTGAAAGAGGTGATTAAAACCTATGGCGAAGAGCGTTATGCCGGGCGGATTGCTGGCGCAATTGTGAAAGAACGAGTGTATCAACCTATTCAAACGACACTTCAGCTGGCTGAAGTTGTTACAGCAGCTGTAAGTAGTAGTTATCGAGCACATCGATTACATCCAGCAACGCGTACTTTTCAGGCAATACGTATTTATCTTAATCGAGAATTAGATGAGCTGTCGGCAGTATTGCCGCAATGCGTTGAGTTATTGAAGACAAAGGGGCGATTGGCGGTGATTAGTTTTCATTCGCTGGAAGATCGCATTGTCAAACGTTTTATGCGTAAACAGGCAAGTGCGAACACTTTGCCAAGGAAATTGCCGATTCGAGAGCAGGAAAAATACTTACATACGCAACAACAGCTAAAAATTATTGGAAAAAAAATTTGCCCGAATACAGATGAAGTGGCTGTCAATCCACGTGCGCGTAGTGCTGTTATGCGCGTGGCTGAGAAGTTAGCTGTCGATGATCAGTAG
- a CDS encoding transcriptional regulator MraZ has protein sequence MTLKFLLSKVGGSGEICKIVDDGGINERERMFRGSTQLNLDSKGRLAIPAKYRDELLGKCDGHIVVTADPSRCLVIYPQPVWAPIEAQLNKMFSLNEQVRRLQRLVIGNACEVEMDSSGRILIGPYLRQFAGLQKEVVLAGLGEKFELWDMEKWNQENEAATEFIEGEIPSELQGFSL, from the coding sequence TTGACCCTAAAATTTTTATTGAGTAAAGTGGGTGGAAGTGGTGAAATATGCAAAATTGTGGATGATGGTGGGATAAATGAAAGGGAAAGGATGTTTCGTGGTTCCACTCAATTAAATCTGGATAGTAAAGGTAGGCTTGCTATTCCTGCTAAATATCGAGATGAATTACTCGGTAAGTGTGATGGTCACATCGTTGTGACGGCGGATCCTTCCAGATGTTTAGTGATTTATCCTCAACCTGTTTGGGCACCAATTGAGGCGCAATTAAACAAGATGTTTAGCTTAAATGAGCAGGTTCGTAGATTACAAAGACTGGTTATTGGTAATGCCTGTGAAGTGGAGATGGATAGTTCTGGTCGGATTCTGATTGGTCCTTATTTGCGACAATTTGCTGGATTGCAAAAAGAGGTAGTGCTGGCTGGATTGGGAGAAAAATTCGAGCTTTGGGATATGGAAAAATGGAATCAAGAGAACGAGGCTGCCACAGAATTTATCGAGGGAGAGATTCCATCCGAGCTACAAGGTTTTTCGTTGTAA
- a CDS encoding multidrug transporter EmrE gives MSWFYLAVAIVAEIIATSLLKSSEGFTRLWPSLVVIVGYGCAFFFLSLTLRTIPVGAAYAIWSGAGIVLVTLIAWLIFGQTISLPDVIGIGLIIAGVIVLRLFSETGEY, from the coding sequence ATGAGCTGGTTTTATCTTGCGGTGGCAATCGTTGCAGAAATTATTGCTACCTCTTTGCTCAAATCTAGCGAGGGGTTTACTCGCCTGTGGCCTTCATTGGTCGTTATCGTTGGTTACGGTTGTGCTTTTTTCTTTCTTTCCTTAACGCTGCGAACAATTCCAGTTGGTGCGGCATATGCAATTTGGTCGGGTGCGGGAATTGTTCTGGTCACATTGATTGCCTGGTTAATTTTTGGACAAACAATTAGCTTGCCTGACGTGATTGGTATCGGATTAATTATTGCGGGTGTTATTGTTTTGCGATTGTTTTCTGAGACTGGAGAATATTAA